A single genomic interval of Desulfobotulus pelophilus harbors:
- a CDS encoding RDD family protein — MSEKEYAGFWIRAGATIIDSILLLIIIMPILISIYGAGYIFNEAFVQGFWDILFSYILPAIAVILFWAYKSATPGKMVTKLTIVDAKTGGKPSTKQCIIRYFGYYLSVIPLFLGMIWVAFDKRKQGWHDKLANTVVIRNSNPEPVACEQKA, encoded by the coding sequence ATGAGTGAAAAGGAATATGCAGGATTTTGGATTAGGGCAGGCGCTACGATTATCGATTCAATCTTGCTGCTTATAATTATTATGCCCATACTGATATCTATATATGGCGCTGGCTATATATTTAACGAGGCTTTTGTTCAGGGTTTCTGGGATATCCTTTTCAGTTACATATTGCCTGCGATAGCGGTGATTCTTTTTTGGGCGTACAAGTCCGCTACTCCTGGAAAAATGGTAACAAAGCTGACTATCGTGGATGCAAAGACGGGGGGTAAACCTTCCACAAAGCAATGTATTATCCGTTATTTCGGCTATTATCTTTCCGTCATTCCATTGTTTCTTGGAATGATATGGGTTGCTTTTGATAAAAGAAAACAAGGCTGGCATGATAAGCTTGCCAACACTGTGGTAATCAGAAATAGCAATCCGGAGCCCGTTGCTTGTGAACAGAAGGCATAA